ACGATTACCCCCTGCCGCTTCCGGACATTCACCTGAGCCTTCCTTCAGCTTTAAAAGATAAAGAGGTCTGGCTGCCGTTTCAAACGCGGCGAGGTTGTCCCATGGATTGCAGCTATTGCTCTACAGCCGCCATCGAGGGGCGCATCCTGAGAAAACATTCCGTCAAATGGGCCATGGAATTGATCCGCAAGTATGCAGACGCCGGCTTTGACCGCTTTTTTTTTGTGGACAATACGTTTAACTTTCCGCTTTCCTATGCCAAAACATTGTGCGACCAGATCGTAGCGACAGGATTAAAGATTGGGTGGCGCTGCATTCTCTATCCGTGGCAGATAGACGACGGACTGGTTGAAAAGATGGCAGCGGCAGGATGCAGAGAAGTCTCCCTGGGGTTTGAAAGCGGTTCCGCAGAAATTCTTAAAAGACTGAACAAAAGGTTTAAGCCTGAAGATGTCCGCCGCATTTCAGCGATGCTCAAAAAGCAGGGTATTCACCGGATGGGATTTCTTTTACTGGGAGGCCCGGGAGAAACAAAGGAAACCGTTAAAAAAAGCCTTTGTTTTGCCGATGCTTTGGAAATCGAGATGATGAAGATCACGGTGGGAATCCGGATTTACCCGCAGACAGCCCTGCACCGAATCTCCGTCAACGACGGTGTAATTGCTCCGCATGAAGATCTGCTTTTTCCAAAATTTTATGTGGTCAAGGGCTTGAAAGGCTGGTTGCAAAAAACTGTCGCAGAATGGATGGAGAAGCGGCCCAACTGGGTGCGATGACTCAAAGCCGGCCCTTTGTGCCGATTGCCGGTTCTGTTGCCGCGTCAAAAAACGGTTTGCGGGTTTTTGGGAATATGGCGTAAAACATTGTATGACGTTTTGAGCCCGAAAGTCTTTTTAAGGACATGCAAAATTGATTTGCAAAAGGGCAAAAGAATTAATAGGCTTTATCAGATTGGTAATTTGCCTAACTACGGTTTGAGATGCAGGAACGCCGTTTTCAAGTCTATGGCCTGGGACAGTGCTGCCTGGACCGGTGCAATGGTCAGCCTTAAACTGGGGGGGCGAGCCGGAATTCCACTTGTTGAAGAATACGGCCAAAACGATTTTTCAGATGGGCCTGAATTATCATAGCTAAAAGTGAAAATGCCAAGATTGTCCTAGCTTGCCCTGCCGGAAGCATTTTAAAAACTAATGAAAGAGTCCAAGATATAATAATAGCGGATGACTCCGAAAGATGCAAAGCCTTTCATTTAAAAGCACCAACACAATTCTTTATTGTGAAAAATGGCAAGAGACGCTGGCCTTCTATAAGGACATATTAAAACTGCCAATAAACTTTTCCACGGGTTGGTTTGCAGAATTTAAGTTAACGGATACCGCCAATTTAAGTATCGCCGATGAGAGCAAGGCCAGCCTTAAGAGCAACAGGGGGGCCGGTATTACGCTTACTTTTCAAGTAGAAGACATCAATGAAATCAGACAAATTTTACATGACATTGGTTCAACTCCAGGACCCATCAAAGAACACGCCTGGGGAGCGCAGGTGTTTTATTTGTTTGATCCGGAAGGACATCGCCTAGAATTTTGGTCGCAAACGGATTCCACGTCCCGCCGGTAGAGGAACTGAGGAGTTGATCGACTTGTAGAGACCTTTGATTTAACAACATTTGTAACAAAAATTTTATTACACCGACAAAAGGAGGAAAACATGCAGCGGAAAGCCAGTTACAAACTTCGTATTACTCGCAGAGAGGCACTTTATGTTCACGATGAACCCGACCACTCATTGGCGCTAGTTGAGATGGAGGGCGAGCCGATTGAATATACACCCGGCGTGGCCGGCGAATTTGTTTCGCGACGAAGTGTCAACTTTCATGACCGCATCAAAGGTACCGGATCCATGCAGGGTTATGCAATTACCAACTTCCAATACGGTTCTGTTTACAGCCGTTTTAAGGGCCACCGTAACGGAGAAACCAAAATTACAACCGGCACCTGGGAAACCTATAAAGGAACCGGTAAACTGGCAGGCATCAAGGGCAAGGGCGAGTTCAAGGTCACCATAGGGAAAGTCCCGGGCGAGTTTGTTCTCAACATGGAAGGCGAATATGAAATCTGATTAAGGTTCAGGTGGTTGTTAGTTTTGAAAGAACCGGGCGGCGGTCGGTGCCGCCCTTTCTTTTTTATATGGATGCTTTTATAAAAGATTTAGGCGGATCAGGGATCTTCGGTTTGTTTTGAACATGCCGGACAAAGTCCTACAAATTCAAGTCGGTGTCCAATGATCGTATAGACGGTGGCACCGTAAAGTTCATTTTCAAGCTGTT
This genomic window from Candidatus Desulfatibia profunda contains:
- a CDS encoding radical SAM protein; the encoded protein is MKVLLISANTEQINMPVLPLGMACIAAAVQGAGHDVKTVNLMMQQNTRMLLKDAVEGFDPEVLGISVRNIDDQMMEPAGFLLDPVKAVIAECRSLSKAPIVLGGAGYSIFPRSALDFLKADMGIQGEGEAAFVALLERLERKADLSSVPGLYLPASGLQKKAGFTNRLDDYPLPLPDIHLSLPSALKDKEVWLPFQTRRGCPMDCSYCSTAAIEGRILRKHSVKWAMELIRKYADAGFDRFFFVDNTFNFPLSYAKTLCDQIVATGLKIGWRCILYPWQIDDGLVEKMAAAGCREVSLGFESGSAEILKRLNKRFKPEDVRRISAMLKKQGIHRMGFLLLGGPGETKETVKKSLCFADALEIEMMKITVGIRIYPQTALHRISVNDGVIAPHEDLLFPKFYVVKGLKGWLQKTVAEWMEKRPNWVR
- a CDS encoding VOC family protein → MQSLSFKSTNTILYCEKWQETLAFYKDILKLPINFSTGWFAEFKLTDTANLSIADESKASLKSNRGAGITLTFQVEDINEIRQILHDIGSTPGPIKEHAWGAQVFYLFDPEGHRLEFWSQTDSTSRR